Proteins from a single region of Verrucosispora sp. NA02020:
- a CDS encoding LysR family transcriptional regulator, with product MLDTHQLLILAEVARYGSYTAAAKALGYSQPAISYQMRLLERATRASLVMRAGRGIVLTETGRRLADHAEIVLTALAAAEAEIRAMSEQRADTVRLGAFRSSCATLVPSLLDRLARSTPDDGGDPAPQLVVQQVEPPEAAQLLRSGKIEIGLLCDWTNEATADAERGLRRVSLMTDRRCVVVPADHRLARETSDGDEVDFADLADEPWVMETVRERFLAACAATRFTPRLVATADDHVTIQNLVTSGVGITLMNELAISAHLDSRLRVRPLANWPHRRIYALASPEALREAPVAHTVRELRAAARTIRGRLRATPVGADRPGLQAA from the coding sequence GTGTTGGACACGCATCAGTTGCTGATCCTGGCCGAAGTGGCGCGGTACGGCTCGTACACCGCCGCCGCCAAGGCACTCGGTTATTCCCAGCCGGCCATCAGTTATCAGATGCGGCTGCTCGAACGGGCCACCCGGGCATCCCTGGTGATGCGGGCGGGACGAGGAATCGTGTTGACCGAGACCGGCCGCCGGCTGGCCGACCACGCCGAGATCGTGCTGACCGCCCTCGCGGCCGCCGAGGCCGAGATCAGGGCGATGAGCGAGCAGCGGGCCGACACCGTCCGGCTGGGGGCGTTCCGGAGCAGCTGCGCCACCCTGGTCCCCTCGCTGCTGGACCGGCTCGCCCGGAGCACGCCTGACGACGGCGGGGATCCCGCACCGCAGCTCGTCGTGCAGCAGGTCGAACCGCCCGAGGCCGCCCAGCTCCTGCGGTCCGGCAAGATCGAGATCGGCCTGCTGTGCGACTGGACCAACGAGGCCACCGCCGACGCGGAGCGCGGCCTTCGCCGCGTGTCCCTGATGACCGATCGCCGGTGCGTCGTGGTGCCGGCCGACCACCGGCTGGCCCGGGAGACGTCCGACGGTGACGAGGTCGACTTCGCCGACCTCGCCGACGAGCCGTGGGTCATGGAGACCGTGCGGGAGCGCTTCCTCGCCGCCTGCGCGGCGACGCGTTTCACGCCCCGCCTGGTGGCCACCGCGGACGACCACGTCACGATCCAGAACCTCGTGACCAGCGGCGTCGGCATCACCCTCATGAACGAGCTGGCCATCTCGGCCCACCTCGACAGTCGGCTGCGCGTGCGACCGCTGGCCAACTGGCCGCACCGTCGGATCTACGCACTGGCCTCGCCGGAGGCCCTGCGCGAGGCACCGGTGGCGCACACGGTGCGCGAGTTGCGCGCGGCCGCCCGCACGATCCGGGGCCGCCTGCGGGCGACCCCGGTCGGCGCGGACCGTCCCGGACTACAGGCAGCGTAG